A genomic segment from Nitrosopumilus sp. K4 encodes:
- a CDS encoding plastocyanin/azurin family copper-binding protein, with protein sequence MSQNNETIYRTTTARTGKMMAIMLGICIVGGAIFFSMWDYWTSSPAPVVGMMSETTEHDVQAAFSGVHHAVELSFIESSDFRTLAFNALPGDEGSNPTINVNVGDEINFSLVNDGKSFHAFGVTKAEEGFSGIISGSEIGSASSPLKPGESGTSKFIPGEEGTYYYICTVPGHREQGMVGEIIVGPAKSGGSTAKAAAPTGVHHDFSVDFVESSDFRTLAFNALPGEEGHNPDFVVNSGDEITFTATNKGKSFHSFGIVSNPEDFNNVLWGSEIAAATNPLKPGESGETTFTAGAPGTYYYICTVPGHALQGMQGSFIVE encoded by the coding sequence ATGAGTCAAAATAACGAAACAATTTACAGGACAACAACTGCCAGAACTGGTAAAATGATGGCAATTATGCTAGGCATTTGTATCGTTGGCGGTGCAATCTTCTTTAGCATGTGGGACTATTGGACATCTTCTCCCGCACCTGTTGTTGGAATGATGAGTGAAACTACTGAACATGACGTTCAAGCTGCATTTTCCGGAGTTCATCATGCAGTTGAATTATCATTTATAGAGTCTTCAGACTTTAGAACATTGGCATTTAATGCATTACCTGGTGACGAAGGAAGCAATCCAACAATTAATGTAAATGTTGGTGATGAAATTAATTTCAGTTTGGTTAATGATGGGAAATCATTCCATGCATTTGGTGTAACCAAAGCAGAAGAAGGATTTTCTGGAATTATCTCGGGCTCTGAAATTGGAAGCGCATCAAGTCCCCTAAAACCAGGCGAAAGTGGCACGTCAAAATTCATTCCAGGTGAGGAGGGAACTTACTATTACATCTGTACTGTTCCAGGACACAGAGAACAAGGAATGGTAGGTGAAATTATCGTTGGTCCTGCTAAATCCGGTGGTTCAACTGCCAAAGCCGCAGCCCCAACTGGAGTACATCATGACTTTAGCGTTGATTTCGTGGAATCTTCAGACTTTAGAACATTGGCATTTAATGCATTACCTGGTGAAGAAGGACACAATCCTGACTTTGTAGTAAACTCTGGTGATGAAATTACATTTACTGCTACAAACAAAGGAAAATCATTCCATTCATTTGGCATTGTTTCCAATCCTGAAGACTTTAACAATGTACTTTGGGGATCAGAGATTGCAGCAGCAACCAATCCGTTAAAACCTGGTGAAAGTGGAGAAACTACTTTTACTGCAGGTGCACCAGGAACTTACTATTACATCTGTACTGTTCCAGGACATGCATTACAAGGAATGCAAGGCTCATTCATAGTAGAATAA